In the genome of Parus major isolate Abel chromosome 2, Parus_major1.1, whole genome shotgun sequence, one region contains:
- the EFHB gene encoding EF-hand domain-containing family member B isoform X1, producing the protein MAEQPRPCLEETAPDGAPEIPNAGKLRPAGSTVASCLKEVVPRPVTPTVVRKFRNTTDPAPGVKVIFYGVADDPDVATHLTHGIKSSSKLTVASLISPVAKSEFQEKMQDRKEAIYSSKREAPLGRSHDQSSKLPEGLDIINTTFGIKVFKDLTAGELVNPPKTFEEVDKEAREGHNLYVLSHEDYYAGEPINRKYNSHFDKSFVYGMETPHYEDGRNTAKTLNWVLDLDSKRAPHLVSKRSDDFKEKFQPLVGKTFDPIAETMNVPPDHTFGLMIPPDEYDVHDLLHVRVPCEFLRGKGRERVILIAVRQSLKKANYENFDVLLEALRHFDKNGDGIIHKDNLRRIFFQLNVNLDDELLDSLFDCCDLDKDGLINYQDFANFLNWKDKMGVKEFEEKIITKGKKLDACLHKDTKKEDEPLPEQEDLKLKESGSSEKMPKPLRRSTDRVYTNYQTTSSQYNAVVGGIPASCYPLCGVPTVRSDIPAPRIRRLSDTTNYGDQGNGFTILFPSVFSQKGVYEKDLLKNRPKAEIKQILHNMGMNVADERFEEIWKQVCTKHEIKELCDCEESMWNILNRIHESRIEF; encoded by the exons ATGGCGGAGCAGCCACGGCCCTGTCTCGAAGAGACGGCCCCCGACGGGGCTCCGGAGATACCGAAC GCTGGAAAGTTGCGTCCTGCGGGAAGCACGGTTGCGAGTTGTCTCAAAGAGGTGGTACCCAGG CCTGTTACTCCGACTGTTGTACGAAAGTTTCGAAATACAACAGATCCAGCTCCTGGTGTTAAAGTAATATTCTATGGTGTAGCAGATGATCCCGATGTTGCAACTCACTTGACACATGGCATAAAGTCAAGCTCCAAACTCACT GTAGCTTCATTGATAAGTCCAGTTGCTAAGAGTGAATTTCAAGAAAAGATGCAAGACAGGAAAGAAGCAATTTACTCCAGTAAACGTGAAGCACCTTTGGGTAGATCACATGATCAATCTTCTAAGTTACCTGAGGGCTTGGATATAATCAATACTACATTTGGAATAAAAGTCTTCAAAG ATTTAACAGCTGGAGAGCTTGTAAATCCACCAAAAACTTTTGAGGAAGTGGATAAAGAAGCGAGAGAAGGACATAATTTGTATGTTCTGTCACATGAGGATTATTATGCGG GGGAACCAATCAATAGGAAGTATAACTCACACTTTGACAAGTCTTTTGTTTATGGAATGGAAACCCCTCACTATGAAGATGGGCGAAATACAGCCAAGACCTTAAACTGGGTCTTGGACCTGGATTC GAAGAGAGCACCACACCTTGTGTCAAAAAGAAGCGAtgattttaaggaaaaattccAGCCTCTGGTTGGAAAAACTTTTGATCC TATAGCAGAAACTATGAATGTTCCCCCAGACCATACATTTGGATTGATGATCCCTCCAGATGAATATG ATGTTCATGATCTTCTTCATGTCCGGGTTCCATGTGAGTTCCTACGTGGGAAGGGCAGAGAAAGAGTTATCTTGATTGCAGTTCGGCAAAGTCTGAAAAAAGCTAACTATGAGAATTTTGATGTGTTACTAGAAGCATTAAGACATTTTGATAAG aATGGTGATGGAATCATACACAAGGACAACTTACGAAGGAtcttttttcagctgaatgtGAATCTAGATGATGAGCTCCTGGATTCCTTATTTGACTGCTGTGATTTGGATAAGGATGGTCTGATTAATTACCAGGACTTTGCGAACTTTCTGAACTGGAAAGATAAAATGGGTGTTAAagagtttgaagaaaaaataattacaaaag GGAAAAAATTAGATGCCTGTCTtcacaaagacacaaaaaaagaagatgagCCACTACCAGAACAGGAAGATCTCAAGTTAAAAGAATCAGGAAGCTcagaaaaaatgccaaaaccaCTTAGAAGATCAACAGACCGTGTATATACAAATTATCAAACAACATCTTCTCAGTATAATGCCGTCGTAGGTGGTATCCCAGCATCCT GTTATCCATTGTGTGGTGTTCCAACTGTTCGTTCAGATATTCCTGCTCCTCGAATTCGTCGCCTCAGTGACACAACTAATTATGGTGACCAGGGCAATGGTTTTACAATATTGTTCCCTTCTGTCTTCAGTCAAAAGGGAGTGTATgaaaaagatcttttaaaaaacagaccAAAAGCAGAG
- the EFHB gene encoding EF-hand domain-containing family member B isoform X2, with protein MAEQPRPCLEETAPDGAPEIPNAGKLRPAGSTVASCLKEVVPRPVTPTVVRKFRNTTDPAPGVKVIFYGVADDPDVATHLTHGIKSSSKLTVASLISPVAKSEFQEKMQDRKEAIYSSKREAPLGRSHDQSSKLPEGLDIINTTFGIKVFKDLTAGELVNPPKTFEEVDKEAREGHNLYVLSHEDYYAGEPINRKYNSHFDKSFVYGMETPHYEDGRNTAKTLNWVLDLDSKRAPHLVSKRSDDFKEKFQPLVGKTFDPIAETMNVPPDHTFGLMIPPDEYDVHDLLHVRVPCEFLRGKGRERVILIAVRQSLKKANYENFDVLLEALRHFDKNGDGIIHKDNLRRIFFQLNVNLDDELLDSLFDCCDLDKDGLINYQDFANFLNWKDKMGVKEFEEKIITKGKKLDACLHKDTKKEDEPLPEQEDLKLKESGSSEKMPKPLRRSTDRVYTNYQTTSSQYNAVVGGIPASCYPLCGVPTVRSDIPAPRIRRLSDTTNYGDQGNGFTILFPSVFSQKGVYEKDLLKNRPKAEVQVVEMLIDEGNFFPAVNEYSALLLPCLPILLELSTCTQKHAGS; from the exons ATGGCGGAGCAGCCACGGCCCTGTCTCGAAGAGACGGCCCCCGACGGGGCTCCGGAGATACCGAAC GCTGGAAAGTTGCGTCCTGCGGGAAGCACGGTTGCGAGTTGTCTCAAAGAGGTGGTACCCAGG CCTGTTACTCCGACTGTTGTACGAAAGTTTCGAAATACAACAGATCCAGCTCCTGGTGTTAAAGTAATATTCTATGGTGTAGCAGATGATCCCGATGTTGCAACTCACTTGACACATGGCATAAAGTCAAGCTCCAAACTCACT GTAGCTTCATTGATAAGTCCAGTTGCTAAGAGTGAATTTCAAGAAAAGATGCAAGACAGGAAAGAAGCAATTTACTCCAGTAAACGTGAAGCACCTTTGGGTAGATCACATGATCAATCTTCTAAGTTACCTGAGGGCTTGGATATAATCAATACTACATTTGGAATAAAAGTCTTCAAAG ATTTAACAGCTGGAGAGCTTGTAAATCCACCAAAAACTTTTGAGGAAGTGGATAAAGAAGCGAGAGAAGGACATAATTTGTATGTTCTGTCACATGAGGATTATTATGCGG GGGAACCAATCAATAGGAAGTATAACTCACACTTTGACAAGTCTTTTGTTTATGGAATGGAAACCCCTCACTATGAAGATGGGCGAAATACAGCCAAGACCTTAAACTGGGTCTTGGACCTGGATTC GAAGAGAGCACCACACCTTGTGTCAAAAAGAAGCGAtgattttaaggaaaaattccAGCCTCTGGTTGGAAAAACTTTTGATCC TATAGCAGAAACTATGAATGTTCCCCCAGACCATACATTTGGATTGATGATCCCTCCAGATGAATATG ATGTTCATGATCTTCTTCATGTCCGGGTTCCATGTGAGTTCCTACGTGGGAAGGGCAGAGAAAGAGTTATCTTGATTGCAGTTCGGCAAAGTCTGAAAAAAGCTAACTATGAGAATTTTGATGTGTTACTAGAAGCATTAAGACATTTTGATAAG aATGGTGATGGAATCATACACAAGGACAACTTACGAAGGAtcttttttcagctgaatgtGAATCTAGATGATGAGCTCCTGGATTCCTTATTTGACTGCTGTGATTTGGATAAGGATGGTCTGATTAATTACCAGGACTTTGCGAACTTTCTGAACTGGAAAGATAAAATGGGTGTTAAagagtttgaagaaaaaataattacaaaag GGAAAAAATTAGATGCCTGTCTtcacaaagacacaaaaaaagaagatgagCCACTACCAGAACAGGAAGATCTCAAGTTAAAAGAATCAGGAAGCTcagaaaaaatgccaaaaccaCTTAGAAGATCAACAGACCGTGTATATACAAATTATCAAACAACATCTTCTCAGTATAATGCCGTCGTAGGTGGTATCCCAGCATCCT GTTATCCATTGTGTGGTGTTCCAACTGTTCGTTCAGATATTCCTGCTCCTCGAATTCGTCGCCTCAGTGACACAACTAATTATGGTGACCAGGGCAATGGTTTTACAATATTGTTCCCTTCTGTCTTCAGTCAAAAGGGAGTGTATgaaaaagatcttttaaaaaacagaccAAAAGCAGAG